A portion of the Chaetodon trifascialis isolate fChaTrf1 chromosome 7, fChaTrf1.hap1, whole genome shotgun sequence genome contains these proteins:
- the s100a10b gene encoding protein S100-A10b, which yields MTELEKCMESLIVIFHRYASQDGDGKTLNKKELKKLVENELPGFLATQKNTKTVDCIMKDLDQNKDDKLDFEEFLPLVAGLSMACEKCYVLHEKKGKNISTAMARLDALITNIVDLYLEYAGEQGRLSRDVFKSMLEAETQSPEIRAKVNPEDIDSAMKVVDKNRDDEVNFREFCRCVNVLARSHYQKRTGKTGKGGKGKGGKGGKGGRAARAARKAQGEEDDDDEEEEEEEGEEEEEPAAE from the exons ATGACGGAGTTGGAGAAATGCATGGAGTCCCTGATTGTCATTTTCCACCGCTATGCCAGTCAAGACGGTGATGGGAAGACCTTAAACAAGAAGGAACTGAAGAAACTGGTTGAGAATGAGTTACCCGGCTTCCTGGCA ACCCAGAAGAACACCAAAACTGTGGACTGCATCATGAAAGATTTGGACCAAAACAAAGATGATAAATTGGACTTTGAAGAGTTTCTTCCCCTCGTTGCCGGCCTCTCGATGGCCTGTGAGAAGTGTTACGTGCTCCACGAAAAGAAGGGCAAGAA TATCT CTACAGCCATGGCTCGTCTGGATGCGCTCATCACAAACATTGTGGATCTATATCTGGAGTATGCTGGCGAACAAGGGCGCTTGAGCAGAGATGTGTTCAAGAGCATGTTggaggcagaaacacaaagtcCAGAAATAAGa GCTAAAGTAAATCCAGAGGACATTGACAGTGCCATGAAAGTAGTCGATAAAAACCGGGATGACGAGGTCAACTTCCGAGAGTTTTGTCGGTGTGTGAACGTCCTGGCCAGATCCCACTACCAGAAGAGGACCGGCAAGACCGGCAAGGGTGGCAAGGGAAAAGGCGGCAAGGGTGGCAAAGGTGGCAGGGCTGCCAGGGCTGCCAGGAAAGCCCAAGGcgaagaagatgatgatgatgaagaagaggaagaagaggaaggagaggaagaagaagaaccagcAGCAGAATAA